In Rutidosis leptorrhynchoides isolate AG116_Rl617_1_P2 chromosome 6, CSIRO_AGI_Rlap_v1, whole genome shotgun sequence, the DNA window TGTAGATGTTGTTTCTATGGATCTTAAGTCGCTTGTAGTCCGATCTAGTGGCGGAAATCACTAGAACGAAGGTAAACCGTGAATTGGGTCGTATCGGGGTCGAAATAGTCGAATCTAGGGTTGAATCTAGATTAGAACGACTCCTAAACAATGCTATTCGGTGGTATTTGGTATTGGGATCGACTGAGACGCAAAACATACTATTTGGGGTTATTAGGATGTGCAATCTCACAAAGGAGGTTAAGACCCGTATATATAGTGCATATTAGACACAGTCGATCGAGTGTGTCAACACACTCGGTTGAGTGTGTATACAATTTAACTATTGATATAAAATATTAAAGTGCGCACACACATAGCTAATCAATAGTCACAAAGTAAAcgttattacataaccgaatgtatTAAACGACAAATAACTAAAAACTATGGATTACATGCACAACAACTACTCATATATATACGGTCTAATCAGTTCATGTCATGATTGTTTCGAACTTTTTTGGACTGCGGAAGACACATTGCTACTGAAGTTCGAATATGAAATCTCCTACGATATTGATCATTGAAATTCCCTGAAAGTTGGGTTATTGTTCATAAAACGTACGGCCGTTTTTATGCGCTTTTTCAAGCTATACTACAGTATATAGTTATGCAAGTTAAACAAAAACAGAGACGGCGAGATTAATACACGACTTATTAAGAACATGTTAGTCAATGATACATTATTTGAGTTGAAAAGACACATACGATATTAAGTCGTCCTTTTTATTATAGATCTTCAAACACTTGCAAACAAGgaccattattttattattacttattactGTACAAGACAATGGTGTCTTTCACACTAGTTCCACTCTTCATCCTTACCGGAATTATTCTACGGTGGTGCTACTCAACCCATATCCACCGTAAAACATCACCACCGGGACCTTTTCCGTTACCAATTATCGGCAACCTCCACTTACTAGGAAAACTCCCACATTGCGCCTTCTATAAACTATCTCAACGTTATGGACCGATTATGTCCATTCATCTAGGATCAATCAATTGTGTCGTAGTTTCGTCTCCAGATGGCGCAAAACTCTTTTTTGGAACCCATGATGCTATTTTAACATCTCGTCCAAAACTCGAATTAGCAAAGTACCTTTATTACGGCAATAAAGGAATATTATTAACAGAGGGCGAATATTGGCGTAACGTAAGGAAGTTATGTACAATGGAGCTTTTTACTCCTATGAAGATTAATGGATTTGCGAAAATGAGAAATGAAGAGATTAAGGCGATGATTAAGGATGTTAAAGTTTGGTGCTTATCGAGTGAAATTGTGAATTTGGGTGAATTTGTAGGTCGTGTGATCGAAGGGATGACGTGTAGGATGCTTTTCGGATTCAAAAATGACAAAACGTTTGTTTTCAAGAAATTAGTCGATGATGTTGCCGAAGCGCTTGGTACTAAAAACTTGGCTGATTTCATACCAATGCTTAAACCCTTTGATCTTCAGGTAAATTTCATATTTGTACGCTTTATAGTAAGTGGTAATTAGTTACTATTAACATGGATATAAGATTGTGTCAACGTATTTAACGGTAGGGTTGGTAAAGAGTAGTGCAATTAACGAGCTATTCGAGTACGAAATTGTAAAATATGCGTTTGAGTTTGACCGTTTTTGAACTCTAGTTGTGCTAGAACAATAATTATTAGGGACGAGTTGAGCATAACTAAACTCAAGCTCGGTTTGTTGAGTTTAATATATTTAGTTCGAGCCCGACTTGAGATTGACTTTTTATGTGTTATATACAGTGGCGAAGCTTGAAATCATGTGTCGAGGGGGCGAGTTTGAACgatagaaaatcttctaatcaagttcgataaattttagctcaaaataatttaaaatttaaataagtatcaaaaaagaaaataaagtatataataatataaaagcaTACTATGTACTATAATCGACATTTAAAGaaaaattattaaaatcatcattcaAATTCAGTAtttagaaaagaaaaagaaaaaaaaaaaaaaaaaagattgtgtAAATTATGTTATATGAGAAAACAATTTGTATGTAGAAAATATATTCAGTTTGTAACTAATGTTTAAACGTGTATCCTACTACTTGTAGCAGTTAAAGTAATTAAAAACACCATTTAAAAACTGAAAGAAGGAATTGAACCCTCGCCAATTTACATATTAAAAAACTGAAAGAAGGAATTGAACCCTCGCCAATTTACATATTAAAGATGTATGGTATTCAAGAAAccactcaaccacaaccgcgtattTGAAAATATATCTAAAAGGCTCGTTATAACTCAGACTTTTGGGGGGGCAAGAGCCCATCCCAGTCCTCAAAAAGCTTCGCCACTGGTTATATAGGTAATGTAATATAGTTATAATTGTTACTCTATTATACTATTTTAAAATAATACTCCAATTGATATATAAGTGAAAGACTTGTTTATACTCGCGAGTCGGTCTCAATGTAAGAAGACTCAAGCCTGAGCTCCGTTATTTCAAACTCGGGCTTGATCTTGTTTCAGTTCGGCTCAAATTGAGCTTCTACCGAGCCGAGTTGGAGTAGCTTGGCTCATTTACAATCTTTGAATTTTTGGTTGAACatgttacttaatacgttttacaTTAACAATATGATGCATCTCTTTCTCTATTAATCCCAATATGCAGGGGTTGGTTCCACAATTTAAATCGTTAAGTAAGAATATCGATGCAATGTTAGAGACTTTGATAAACGAGCAAGAAAAACGCAATGCCAGCATGATTCAAAGATCGGATGAACCAGATTTCTTGGACATTTTGTTGTCTGTCAAAGACAAATATTCAACTGACGATAAAAATCCATCAAACGCAATTGATAGATCAAGTATCAAAGCACTTTTAATTGATGTAATATCGGGCTCTATCGACACTTCAAGAAGCACTATCGAATGGGTGTTATCTAATCTTGTTAAACACCCAAGAGTTATGAAGAAGCTCCAAAACGAGATAAAGAACGTCGTAGGAGACAAGAGTGTTGTCGAAGAAACCGATCTTGAAAAGTTGAGTTACTTACATATGGTAATCAAGGAAACTTTTCGATTATATCCGGTTGTTCCGTTATTAATGCCTCATGTATCTACACAAGACGTAGTGATAAATGGTTATTACATACCCAAAGAGACGCATGTTTATGTAAATGTTTGGGCTTTTGGGCGTGACCCAAGTGTTTGGTCTGAAAACTGGGCTGAATTTGTTCCCGAGAGGTTTGATGATAAGGAAATTGATTTCAGGGGACCGAATtttcagctgatgatatccggaacgggTCGAAGAGGATGTCCTGCAATGAATTTAGGATTGTTGAATGTCGGGTTGATAGTTTCAAACTTGGTACATTGCTTTGATTGGATGCTACCGAATGATATGTCGCCTAGCGAACTCGATATGGATGATAAGTTTACATTGAGCATGTGTAAGCTTAATTCCTTGGTTGCTATTCCAACTGAACGAATTGTGGCAGATGTTTTGGGGCATTGATTGTGCTTTAAATTAGAAAAGTCAGTTTGTTGTAAGATTTGAAAATTTGCTTTTTAACTATGTCTTTCATACATCATGTCATGTTGCAATTATACTTTTTTGAGTGTGCAGATGTTTTGGTCGAAATGTTTTTGAGTTCCACACATGTATGTCTATTTTGGGCTCAAATTCAAACAGAAACTGAACTTAAATTTcataaagatatctcaaacgaatgGGAAAAACTCGCGGAAACCAGACCTCTAACTGAAACCGAAAGAAATAATTGGAACACTAACAAAGTACAACACatagaaaaagaaaagaagaaaactaATATGCTTAAACAGAAATCCCGAATCAAATGGAACCTCGAGGGTGACGAAAACACAAAATACTTCCATAACTACATTAAAAGAAGATCAAATAAAAATAACATCCGAGGAATTTCTTACAACGGCTCTTGGTCTGAAGAACCAAACATCATAAAAAACGAAGCACTAAAATATTTCGACTCCCTATTCAAATCCTCTAAACGTAAAGGTCATTGCCCTTTCGAAAACGACCCCCATCGCTATTACATAAGCGAATCCGACAATTCATCCCTGGAAGCCCGATTTTCTGAATCTGAAGTGTGGAATGCACTTCAAGACTGCGACGGCTCTAAAGCACCCGGTCCTGATGGCTTTAACTtgaaatttttcaaaaaatattgGTCGTTGATTAAAGGTGATCTCATTATGGCCTTAGATTGGTTTTGGCTTAACACCGAAATCTCTAAAGGCTGTAACGCATCTTTCTTCACACTAATTCCAAAAAAATCCAACCCAATTGGTTTTAACGAATATCGTCCAATATGCTTAATCGGTAGTTATTACAAAATCCTTACTAAAATCCTAGCCAATCGACTATCAAAAGTAATACATAAGATAATAGGCATCGAACAAACTGCTTTCCTAAAAGGAAGAAACATATTAGATAGCGTCctgattgcgaatgaaataattgaCGAActcaaaagaaaaaaacaaaaaggaCTTATCTTTAAGGTAGATTTCGAAAAAGCATTCGATTGCATTGAATGGGACTTCCTTTTCGATACCATGAAATGCATGGGATTTGGACAAAAATGGATAAAATTTATCCACGCTTGTCTATCCTCCTCCACCATATCCGTCCTAATCAACGGGTCCCCTACGGCGGAATTCTCTCCAGGACGAGGAATCCGTCAGGGTGACCCAATTTCCCCATTCCTCTTCATCATCGCGGCTGAAGGTCTAAACATTCTTGCCAAACGTGCAATCACAAACGATCAGCTCCGGGGCGTTTGCATCGGTCACGACAAGGTCGTCGTCTCGCATCTCCAATATGCAGATGACACGATCTTCTTTGGCGAATGGAGCAAACGCAATGCTAAAAATGTATCCAAACTATTAAAATGCTTCGAAAACATATCTggcctaaaagttaacttaaaaaaaAGCAATCTTTATGGTATAGGGGTGCCTAAAAGTGAGGTTGATGAAATGGCAAACTATATCAACTGTTCTTCAGGTAGCACCCCATTCACATACCTAGGCCTTCCTATAGGTGTTCCCACTACGAAAGCTTCAGCGTGGCAACCGGTTATCGATAAATTCGACAAACGTCTCTCCGAATGGAAGGCTAAATCCGTATCATACGGAGGCCGCCTCACATTAATAAAATCCGTCCTCTCTAGCCTCCCATTATATTACTTCTCACTTTTCCACGCACCAATTAAAATAATTAACATACTCGAATCTAAAAGAAGAAATTTTTTTTGGGGCGGTTCTGATAACGATAATAAAATAAACTGGATTAAATGGGAACACGTTTTATCACCCTACGATAAAGGTGGGTTGAACATCGGGTCTTTACTAAACAAAAACATCTCACTACTatgcaaatggtggtggagattccaTAACGAAAAAAACGCTCTTTGGGTTAAGATCATATCAAGCATTTACGGGGAGGGAGGGGGGGTTTGTACTAACGGTTTTTCTAGAAATGTTTCAGGTTGCACAATATGGAAAGAGATAATCAAAGCGGGGAAAATCGCTGACGACACTGGCGCACAGTTCACATCTTCGATTACTAAAAGCATCGGTAATGGCAACAACTCCAAATTTTGGCTTGAAAACTGGTGCGGAACGGAAAAATTTTGCAACCAATTCCATAGACTTTTCATGCTCGAGTCTAATAAAGAAGCCCTTATATCCGAGCGAGTACAATCCTCACACTCGACCACCATACACGCAACATGGAACTGGGTTCGTACTCCTAACGGGCGTGTACTTAATGAATTGTCGGAACTTAACAATTTAATCGCAACTATAAGCTTATCCGAAAGCCCCGACACTTGGAAATGGAGCCTCGATCAATCCGGAATATTCACGACCAAAGCTTTAGCTACAATTCTTGACaacctaaaacttgaaaatattgtTAACGCCCCTCCAATGTCGAGAAACAAATTATTACCGcaaaaaattaatatatttatgtggCGCACCATACTCGGTAGAATTCCAACCCGAGTCGAGCTTGATAAACGTAATATTGATCTTGATTCCATCCTATGCCCGTTTTGTAACAATCACGCCGAAACCATTAATCATATCCTCTTCGATTGCCTTAATACATCAAACGTTTGGGCCGCAATTCTAAAATGGTGGAACCTCCCTAATAACACCTTCACCTCCTTTCATGATTTAGCCGTTAACAACCAATCATTACCATTTTCGAGCATTGGCACATACATATGGCAAGCAACTAAATGGGCTTCAACATACATAATATGGAAACATCGAAATGATAAAGTTTTCAACAAAAAAGTTTGGAACATTGATAATATTGTTTCCGAGATACAAATCCAAACCTTCGCATGGATCTCCAAAAGAATTAAAAAGAACCCGATCGACTGGCACCAATGGATCATAAATCCTTCCTCTTACACTTCATCGATTGCTCAACGATCCGGCGTTGGCTAATCTACTCCGATAGCCCTTCCGTTGGTCGTTATTTTGACCGACTCATCGTTGTTATTTCTATATCTTTTTTGGTGTAGTCCTCCCATCATCGCTTGGTTAAATGCGATATAATTGCCGACTTTGTCACCGCTTTGACGGTACTGTACGGTTCTTATATCTCAGCTCGTTTTTTCAAGTGCCGCTGTGTTGATGGGCTCTACCCCTTAATTGATTTAGAAGTACGTCGTTTATATAGTTACAATATTTTCATACATGCTTTCACTTGTATAGATTTATAGGGCCTTGTAACGTTTTCCAGTTGGTTAATAAAAGttttacttgcttttcaaaaaaaaaaaaaattcagctcAATCTTAAAAATGGGCCAAATGACCCTCTAAAGACAGCATGAGAATCACGATAGTCTAAGGGCTATAAGGACTAAGGGGTAACCCGGCCCACTATTACCAGAAAGGTGTAATCACAACATGAACATGACCCAACATTATTTAGGGTTTTGCTAATATGTCAAGTAGACAAAATCAAACATTATGTTTTCATATATGAAAACCTTCATACCGTGATTTACACCATTATTTTTTACTCCGTATCAAATACACATGTCATAATTATTTTGAAATATTTGACAAATCAAGAAGATAAGAAAAAgcacaattaagatttaaatacgTTCATGTCAAGCATGAATCATGCCGTTTAGTTTGTACTTTGTTTTTTTAAAGTTTCTTTTATAAGTACTtccttatgtatttatttatttattattttgataaTGTTAATTATAGATCTAAGGCTATATTTAAACCTACCCAAATAACATTACTAAATAAGTTCATTGTAATTCTAGGAGGTTCTTTCACGCGTCTCGCTATTATATGTTGAATTATTCGAAAAGTGTGCAACAAACTTTTCACTATCTGTCGATGTAGCATGTATGTTGCTCACGTATATTATACAATAATATTTAGGAATTATGAATTAAAAGCGGTCTGCATGACTTACGCTATGCGCTGGGTGGTCTGATTTATCTTTTATTGATGATTATTGTTGGAGGATGCTAGATATCATTATACTAATAATGCCTATAACTTACTTTTTCTTTAACTTATGTGCATGCCTTCCGTCCTCTGAAAGTTATTTCGTCTTCATTTATTCATGTAAACGATAGGTGCATCATTAGAGTGCTCCCAACAATCGTGTCTTCCTCACCGTCCAGACCACCGCCCACCAGGGCGTTGTTGGCAGCGGGCCGCCCAGGCCTCCGCCAAGCCCATCGTCCAGCCGTTCGTCCCTTTTATTGTCCTCCTGTGAAATGTTGTTGGACGGGATTTAGCTTCTTTTTCCCTTTTCTTtgtatttattattactagtattatttttctTTGCTCTTCTCATGAATTTCTCTCTTTTGATATTTATCGGAGAAGAATGAAGAAGATGAAATGTTATAGAGAAGGAAGAAGCTGatgtgaattttttttttgggtttgtTAAATTAGAATTTGGGCCACATTTTttttaatcaaattatattatattttaaatttaaattagatttaatttaataattatagttaaagttaatgataataataataatttatattcctagtataattataatgttaaataataataataaaagtattttaaTTTAGTTGAGATAATTAAATGTGGATTTCAATTATTTTGAGAAAGTATATCATTGTTAGTAGTGTTTAACTTCAATTTAAttctgaaacaaaaaaaaaaatgctgatatcACACTGATATAACAATTAGTCTTACTCTTGAGTATGAACTCCTCTCATCATTAAAGCATTCTTAGTATACATAATTTTCCATTCCATGAGTTAGCAAGCATAATTTATCCTCAAGTCACATCAAGATGTATACATCAATAATTTCAATATGAAAAGACTAGTTtttttatattataagtattaaaaatAGAAAATGTACACGTCTTATTTTTGTTGCATTTTTAGAATGATATCACTCCATATTAATAAGCTATCTAATCTAATTTGGATAGATCTCCCAAGACAAACATGGGTGGACCTTCCAAAGTCCATTAATCATTTAAGTTATAAGGTATTACAGTACTAAATATTTCACTAAATTATAAACACGCGTTATTTTATTTCACTTATTTTCACCAAATTATAAACACACGTTATCTATAGTTTCTATAAAAATCCTataataatgatatcattattaggctaatttctttattaaaaaaaattaaaaagaaaaaaaatataagccaTCTTGATGAAGTCATGAacattaattaaatttatttatttaaaatatattttatagtataatataaatctctaaaataataatatcataaataagaattatttaagtttaaaaaaaaaattaaaaaagcaaTAAAAAATTTCTAAGCctctcatgatgatgtcattaaaataattaattatttttaataaaaatattcaaatataagttttctttacgggattaattacatgtctccataaaatgttgtaatgtagcttttatgataagaaaaataataattgtgatcaaAATTGGAAAAAAGTTGTATTTATTCTGaataagttaaaaatatcaatatgtttgtaaaaacaatgaaaagtttcttagtcggaatatgtggttccacaggtcattaaactaaatgactttagcatttacgttcacttaatacataaaacatattattaaattgtttcgtttaaacaactcCGTAATTCCACGTGTCATTTCACTAGTATCAAATATAAGAGAAAATGTAACCGGGTAAGTTACACAcgttgaacttatatgatttttatcACTACAAAAACGGCACCTCCATCTTAATTTGGAAACTAATTTTCACACTTTAAAACATACGCATAACCCTAGGCTCGTTCGTTAAGATTTTGTCATTTTGGACATGGGTTAACGGAGAGCTGTTTGTTTTAGATtggactgtgacgacccggaaatttttgaccaaatttaaacttaatctttatatgattttgacatgataagcaactgTAATGTtatagtctcaaaaattttgaaccgtgttcatttattcaattacccttcgactgttctcgactattcacgaacaactatttataaatagatacatatatatttaaaatatatatatatgcatataataattcaaaatataatttgaattattatattatttagttattagaattaattttgtgaagtaaaataatataagatataataaaatttattattaaaataaatctatatatatatatatatatatatatatatatatatatatatatatatatatatatatatatatatatatatatgtgtgtgtaaagtatatcgaatatacatatattatttcgaatttatttagtaaacaattaTAACGTACGTCCcttatttcgattgatattaaataagtgcaagcttgtgagtgtaataaaataaataatagacgagCCTACTCAATCATGTTTCGcacattttatgactaaaataaatacatgaacttaatttaaaaacTTGGGATTTCTTTTTCAaaagacttttatccaccactaactATCAACGGAACATGATATAATACCCCTATTTATTAATTGTGTCGGCAGATAACTAGTAAGTGACTCCGTGATTCAATTATTATGAGCTGTTCTCTTTTCAATCATAAACTAATtatcaaacttatatatatatatatatatatatatatatatatatatatatatatatatatatatatatatatatatatatatatatatatatatatatatatcttttcaacttatatgatatataataatatgatattgTATTCCCGTGATTCAATTGAAAAGAAAAgatctaatttatatatatatatatatatatatatatatatatatatatatatatatgaatatgatagGAGATACATATGGTATTAaaatctttctcttcttcttcttcgtaaGTAATAACATCACAACTACTCGTAATCACCACGACAAATATCACCATAACTAATTTCACTGTTCGGGTTCTTACTCGATCAAACCCACATGATACTTATTTCAATTATTAGCAATCACCAACCTTCTTGTTTCTTCCTCTATGAACCACTTTGTGAACATTAAAACAACCGCCACATCATGATCATCTATTGCTGCTGCTACATACATAACTTTCTTTTCGGTTACAAACAACAACAAACACCACAATTCATCACCCTTGTCGTCCACCATTGATGGTCAGTTCAAAGCTCGcgtaacatttttttttttctttcagtaCTTATATTGTATACTCCGTATAACATACCACTCATGACCATGATTTCTAACTGGATATTTGCTAAACCCATGAACCATAACCCAACACCACCTATTTCCATCCGTCACCACTTCATCACATTCAACATCACTATGAATCACCACCACAACTGCAGTCACCATATTATCTTTCTGTTCCACAAACTACTGCTCACTACTACACCCATGTTCCTGTTTATCTTCGCTATAAAATACATCAACACCACACTGTGATCGAACTATATTGCTACTCCTACTTAAACCGCCACCCACAACCACTGTCCACCATCGAATACCACCCCAACAAATCCTCAACAGCTGTTACacacttatatttatttttctGTTCGGCTAATCCAAAATAAACATATGCTGCacactttctttctttttttttctgaaTGGCCGACCGATAATAAACCACATGGACCCAATCCTTGTTTATATTGGTGATGTTATTCACATAAGAAGAATAATGGAGATAAATAATGTTAAAAGCTATCGATTAAAATAATTAGAATGTTAAGAGGAAGGTGAGCTTTAAAGTGAAAATGATGtgttgtttctatttttttttttttacgaatgcaCATGCCACAAACACAAAAGCAATCGAGCAGCTGGGATCATGGGTACTAGGTTCGGGCCGTAATATTTATTTTCTTTCATATTGGTTTTATTATTGGGCCGAACTATTTCTTGTGTGGATTTTCAATTTGGGCCGAGTTCATATAGTTATAGGTTAGTGGGCCGCAGGACATTAAATTAAGATTATGGTGATGCTATGATTTTGATGAACAACGGATTAAGCGATGATTAAATGATGATAGCAGTTGTTGATGAAGATGAAATATAACGAGTAACAAGATTATGATAAAAGTGATAAGTGATAATATGATACAGTGTCGATACCGTAAAGATTAGATGATAGGgtttaatgataatgatgttagATGAGGTGGTGTGACAATGATATTATGATGAGGATAAATTGACGAATAGTGTGATAATAATTATGTTAGAAAGCAGAAGATTAAACCGTTGTGATCAACAACCTCACAGCTGTACACCAATATAAAAAGTAGATACATATAGGCTAGTGGAATAGTAGGCTAAAGCTTGTGGATTAGTAGGCTAAATGGGTCTTATAAGATCgggctaatatataaaaaataatgatCCAATACAAAAGATAGTAATCCGATGCTGGTGCTAATAAATCTGGTTAACAGATTCACAAAATTATGTAAATGGCTATGACATcatcatgataatgataatcttatgCTTAAGATAAGGATGCGATGATGAA includes these proteins:
- the LOC139855993 gene encoding cytochrome P450 CYP736A12-like, coding for MVSFTLVPLFILTGIILRWCYSTHIHRKTSPPGPFPLPIIGNLHLLGKLPHCAFYKLSQRYGPIMSIHLGSINCVVVSSPDGAKLFFGTHDAILTSRPKLELAKYLYYGNKGILLTEGEYWRNVRKLCTMELFTPMKINGFAKMRNEEIKAMIKDVKVWCLSSEIVNLGEFVGRVIEGMTCRMLFGFKNDKTFVFKKLVDDVAEALGTKNLADFIPMLKPFDLQGLVPQFKSLSKNIDAMLETLINEQEKRNASMIQRSDEPDFLDILLSVKDKYSTDDKNPSNAIDRSSIKALLIDVISGSIDTSRSTIEWVLSNLVKHPRVMKKLQNEIKNVVGDKSVVEETDLEKLSYLHMVIKETFRLYPVVPLLMPHVSTQDVVINGYYIPKETHVYVNVWAFGRDPSVWSENWAEFVPERFDDKEIDFRGPNFQLMISGTGRRGCPAMNLGLLNVGLIVSNLVHCFDWMLPNDMSPSELDMDDKFTLSMCKLNSLVAIPTERIVADVLGH